The window gcattaatatctctagttactggatccgtaacaaaagtataacttatctctttatccttataggtagcagtaaaacctttcgagtctatgctagtaaaaggataaatagcgttaataaacggtgttccaagtataataggagggtataactggttttttaccaagaaaaagaagtgaggaatacagactttattctgacaGATATCCGTATTAGGAAgcttatactttatatctaaagcatgtccggaggcagatctaaccatatgagtagttttttgaaaatatttcgtaggtattaaaccttcttgaatgcagctaacatctgctccactatcaatcatggtAATGTTTGTAATTgaaaaactattatcaatgagattacatttgatataccatttatgagcagtaataatttacatcattcctaaaaacatatcatgtttaggattaaaactaataggtttttcttcaatatcattttcagaaatacctttgtttttatcattagatttctcagctggagaattgattttctcaatctgagtaatcatatgatcgcaaatcatttgattttgtttaagagatttgatctctCGTTTCAAGTTTTTAACTTCAACCTTTAAATCATTgaaagaagaatctcttgctggagttgcatttttgtttaaaagacggttattaacctctagtaaagaataaggcggggaatattcaaattctttttcaaaaggttttgcaaaactagaacttgaattagaacttgaactagcagccaaattaataattttttcatgaaatttttcatcagtaacttcttttaaaagttctattacattgtcagatgtaatagttttcatgttcaaatcttgaaactgtgattgcaatttataaaattcaccATCTTCACAAGTACATGTATTACTATTGCAAGCAGTAtaagtattatcaatatttttatcactatcagataaatcaagtaaatcaACTTCAACTTCGGATTCCGACTCAGAATAATAATAATCAGATtctgatccagaagtgtataacagactataaaccttatcacgtaactcattgtctagttctaaggttttcaacttttgaagcttacaattcggggctatatggccaaatttaccacacttataacacttaatgtcaACAAGATCTCtcttagacctatttttggtaaatctagtagaCTTGCGATAGGCTTTCTTAGCTTCTCGTTCctctttggatctatatctagatctctttcTCCTATAAAAACTGTCTTGgttggggtatctatgatacttatgtttcttcttcttatgagTAGAAGTTTCGGGTAGACCGAACTGGGTACAAAAATCTCCTAACTGGGATTTTTCCTTAAGCTTATCCATCTTAAGCTGTCTGGACAATCTTAACTCATTGCACAGGTTTAATCCTTCCTGTGTGGAAATTCCTATCAACTTACCATAGGTATAGTCTCTGTATGGGATTTCACCATAACTACCTCTTAAAATCTTTctaactctttcagcaaataaagagggaaggccatctatgaacttagctttccaatgttcaaccttattttctggtagttccatcactctactcataaaagtgtctttataccatctaaactcaCTTAAGGTTCTACATCTAAGGCCATTAAGGAGAGTACGGACAGTCTCATTCTGGTTGGTAAATCTACCGTTAAAGTGTTCTAATATAGTAAGAATAAGAGTATAAACaacatcttctctatttgctacTAGGGCCATTCCTAAGTTATCAACTCCTTCTTCAGTGGCTTGAGCATTAATAACCATTGCTCTTTCTTCGATAGtcaaataattatcccaccaaccacgaagttggccagtaaaacctgcaacaatcattctgcagatatttctatctgtattttttacacttttacagatagttgcatacataagtATTCTATGTACAAGGATTGTCAATTGTCTATCAGTTAATCCATCAAGATTCTATTCGTAAATTTCGGAAccactgtaagacgtattagtctgattccaatcacgttcctctattaaaacatcttgaggagttggacgattataataataagtttgcattCTGAGTTTATCAGCGTATCTGCTATCTGCAAATttactattctttttggggtaacttctgagtttattaaactctgacaaaACATCCTTTTTATAGTTAAAAGTAGTatctaatttatcagcaaaatcgtttgataaatcaatgggtttgatatttaaaccggataactttttatcaagaagttctaaatcattaaaagatttaaatttaaaatcctgaatctcaggaggcctttgaatatgagtaaaaacaatttgaggttctgatttgcttcctgaagtagaggcaatatcagttattttcttgctagtactcatttcttttatcaaagctgttaaatcatcaagttttttatcaagaaaacTAATCTGTTctcccaaaactttaacatataagcTCAACTAATCTGCGATGCTGACTACAgtaacatcttcatcaataaatttttgaaatgcagtgaaagtaatacctgtattattaggtaaaacaaaaggtgattgaggagggtaaatggttttagtaatattgccactcccgtctttataagatctttctaaaacttttataaaaagtggtaaatatgtggttataaaccaaggaacaaaatacataatttgattatgtaaagcacaagtttcataaaattcttgagtaatattgtttaaatcttcTTTATAATAAGTATCAAAAAACTAAGTTTTAAACCGGTTCCATTTATCACTGAAAAATTCTTTTTGGATATAACctctagcttgtgaccctggactaaaatcaatttggtgtagAATCATTTAAACATCATTTGGGTCAAAATCCATCTCGGACGCAGAaagaatatccttatcagaagtATTATCATTATCCTGCACAATATTTGTCttggggttaatcttaaccctttcaacaggtttatcacctactttagtagaaattgtgtgtagagatgcagcacgatttctagctggtccatagactggttcaacaggagagATGTGTTGAATATCAGGCAACAGTCTACGACTAGTAAAAGAATGTCTATTATAATTAGAACTAATAACATGCAACAatctattattagaaaatgactgtcTACTATAAGTAGAACTATTATCatcaaactgaatgcaaatcctTCCATCtggattttgagtaatatgagaatactcaGTATTACTGACAGCATTAGTTATCTGAtttggggatataaccgaatccaaagtccatgtagttggaaaattaatttcttcccacttaataggtctcctcgtggtgaccttagactttgcaaaattcATTTATACTAATATGGTCtgatcagatgtatcatataatttacatctTGGGTTTAATGtagatagtaatttaaaataaatcctatacgataaacatataagttcaaaaccaggcgcataattataaccatgcgctttcacatttaatgttaatgcatcaagtatattaacatcagataGAGATAATTGCatattgggttgagtattaaaatatactgggccGTAGGCAacagtagattcaatagaacccatcagagactgtttaaaattcaaatttctggcatctctgagagcagccaaaaatgtctctggtaaccctttaagggttaatgGCTTgaaagcaatttgaaccataccaatatgcagatAATTATATTGGTTTCTATAAACATCTAcatcatgcttgtttaacaaacgaatagtctgttcagacgaatttaaagctaaagattgctcagttgtttagaagaaagtttatcaaaccatccataatcatagattgttctaatagggacttcaggaatagtccatttgtttaacaaatcaagattttgaggtatatctacctcttccaatctagtatttttcatactagtttctcctaaatccatatttcagaaacatatctatgtcgaatatttcatatataacttatatataccatgaaagtacctgggctctgataccatttaacaggatcaagtggcgggcggtaatccgccatgccttctcaattaaattaaaacagagacaaaaatattataaagagatatgccttgtaattttattatagcattaaaaaatatgacaatatctttcttagtcttcatccccctatggaatgagcacaacaaggtgctaataccaccattgagaagaaaaagaaactaatcaagatgtgccaaatatagcattatccattgaaattaatattattttatcacta is drawn from Nicotiana tabacum cultivar K326 chromosome 22, ASM71507v2, whole genome shotgun sequence and contains these coding sequences:
- the LOC107759331 gene encoding uncharacterized protein LOC107759331; this translates as MGCVKVLFVEILRQLCEDERKSEGGKDRGVKFILLCLEELLDKKLSGLNIKPIDLSNDFADKLDTTFNYKKDVLSEFNKLRSYPKKNSKFADSRYADKLRMQTYYYNRPTPQDVLIEERDWNQTNTSYSGFTGQLRGWWDNYLTIEERAMVINAQATEEGVDNLGMALVANREDVVYTLILTILEHFNGRFTNQNETVRTLLNGLRCRTLSEFRWYKDTFMSRVMELPENKVEHWKAKFIDGLPSLFAERVRKILRGSYGEIPYRDYTYGKQLKMDKLKEKSQLGDFCTQFGLPETSTHKKKKHKYHRYPNQDSFYRRKRSRYRSKEEREAKKAYRKSTRFTKNRSKRDLVDIKCYKCGKFGHIAPNCKLQKLKTLELDNELRDKVYSLLYTSGEVKNLKREIKSLKQNQMICDHMITQIEKINSPAEKSNDKNKGISENDIEEKPISFNPKQDNYSEDDIPTKSRPCQMNVELVEFYKKEIDSLLSKGLIKPSKSPWSCTAFYVNNAAKKERGVPRLVINYKPLNKYLKWVSKPQKEVINDSSVRHIARRISFQEGDRAEMINNYLEEVKRNLLHSINQYEKSDTSMQSETSNDDIAEDSQPFESEKILSDDDLHNAEEFIRKMKEAEKRPAQ